The window TTAAATTATGCGTTTGTTCTAATATTGTTTTAGGCAAACAACTTATTTTAGGTAAGAGTTTAATGAACAGAACATCATTTTCTCATCTTGGGACTCTTAAATTAAAAAATATCAGACATGGTGATTCGTCCAAAATTATTTACCTTAAGCATGAATTATGAATTTTAAGAGAGAAAGATAAAAAAAAGCCAGCCGCTGACGATAAAAAGAATAGGATGTGGAGTTATCAGAGGGGAGTGGTTCGGAAAATGGTTGAGAAAGTAGCCAATTCGGAATTGATTTATCAGGCAGTGACGTTGCAGCAAGACGTACTGAAACGGACAGCTGAAGATCAAACAACGATGACTCAACAGCCAGCTTTCCCTCAACTAAGTCACTCAAAAGAGCAAGTTCATGAGATTGTCGAGAGCATGAATCATTTTTTAAAATCATCCAACACGCATTTGAAATTTGTGTTTCATGATCAATTGAAAGAATATTATGTGAAGATTGTGAACGATGAAACGAACGAAGTGGTGAAAGAAATCCCGCCAAAGAAATTGTTGGATATTTATGCAGCAATGGCCAATTATTTAGGTATATTAGTAGATAAGAAAATTTAGGGGAGTGAAAAATATGGTAACGAGAATCACAGGACTCGCCAGCGGCATGGACATTGATTCCATGGTGAAACAGTTGATGACAGCGGCAAAAGTGCCGTTAGATAAGTTAAAGCAGCAAAAACAAATTCTCGAATGGCAGAGAGATGATTACCGTGATATGAATTCTGCCCTTCTTGATTTCAGAAGTCTCCTCACACAAATGAAGCTGACGACGAATTATCGTGCCCGTCAAGTAGCATCATCAGACGATTCAAAAGTGACAGCGACTGCTTCCAGTGCTGCGGGACTCACCTCTTACAGCATTTCCAACGTGACACAATTGGCCAGTGCGGAAACGATTGCGGCGAAAAATAGTATTACAAATGATGCAGCTAATTTTGATCCGACTAAAAGTCTGCAAGATCAGCCGTTAAATCTAACTTGGAAAACGGGCGGAGTGGCGACAAAATCGATTACTGTAACAGCAGATGGGACCAATTTTGAACTAGGAGAAAGTAATTTTGATTTAACCAAAAGTGGGGATTGGAACGTTGTTGTCAATGGGCAGACATTTACCGTTGTAACAGACTCTAATCATACTCTGAATTCGAATGAAGTTTATATCGATTCCAATGGGAATATGACTTTTGGAACAACAATAGCAAAAGACAGCTCCATTAAAATTGATTATATTACAACGGACAGTACGCAAAAATATAGCGTTTTTTCTATTGATTCTTGGACATCCAAAGGGGAAGTAAAGAAAAACTTCCTCGTTCAAGGGAGCGATTCACTGAATACTGTCATCAGTAAAGTGAATTCTTCCGGCGTCGGTGTCAACATGTTCTATGATTCTTTTTCGGGGAAAATGTCCGTTGTACGTACGGAAACGGGAGATTTTAACAGCGCCGGATTGGATCTTCAAATCACCGGAGATTTTGCCAAAGCAATTAGTTTAGAAACAAATGGAGCGGACAGTGGCAGTAATAGTTATGTGAACGTTCAAGAAGGAAAAAACGCGAAGTTCACTTTAAACGGCTTAGAAACGGAGCGGACGTCCAATACTTTTACTGTCAATGGAGTCAACTTTACTCTTAAACAAACATTTGATAGTCCGGTTACCGTGTCCGTGACTAATGACAGTGATACCGTGTATCAGAATATAAAAAACTTTATAGATAAATATAATGACTTGATCGACAAGATTAGCAAGAAAACGTCGGAAGAACGTTATCGCGATTACCCGCCTTTGACTGATGACCAGCGCGAGCAATTAACGGACAAGCAGCAGGAACAATGGGAAGAAAAGGCAAAAAGCGGTCTTTTGCGCAATGATCCGATTTTAACGGGCCTTTTAAGCAAGATGCGCACCAATTTTTACAGTACGGTCCAAAATGATTCCGTTTCCGCAAACTATAACCAAATCGCCAAAATCGGCATTACCACTTCGAGCAACTTTTTAGACGGCGGAAAATTAATCATCGACGACGCGAAGTTAAAACAAGCGATCCA of the Bacillus smithii genome contains:
- the flaG gene encoding flagellar protein FlaG: MVEKVANSELIYQAVTLQQDVLKRTAEDQTTMTQQPAFPQLSHSKEQVHEIVESMNHFLKSSNTHLKFVFHDQLKEYYVKIVNDETNEVVKEIPPKKLLDIYAAMANYLGILVDKKI
- a CDS encoding flagellar hook-associated protein 2, whose translation is MVTRITGLASGMDIDSMVKQLMTAAKVPLDKLKQQKQILEWQRDDYRDMNSALLDFRSLLTQMKLTTNYRARQVASSDDSKVTATASSAAGLTSYSISNVTQLASAETIAAKNSITNDAANFDPTKSLQDQPLNLTWKTGGVATKSITVTADGTNFELGESNFDLTKSGDWNVVVNGQTFTVVTDSNHTLNSNEVYIDSNGNMTFGTTIAKDSSIKIDYITTDSTQKYSVFSIDSWTSKGEVKKNFLVQGSDSLNTVISKVNSSGVGVNMFYDSFSGKMSVVRTETGDFNSAGLDLQITGDFAKAISLETNGADSGSNSYVNVQEGKNAKFTLNGLETERTSNTFTVNGVNFTLKQTFDSPVTVSVTNDSDTVYQNIKNFIDKYNDLIDKISKKTSEERYRDYPPLTDDQREQLTDKQQEQWEEKAKSGLLRNDPILTGLLSKMRTNFYSTVQNDSVSANYNQIAKIGITTSSNFLDGGKLIIDDAKLKQAIQDDPTSVENLFRGDGGIIQQLYDTVNNAMSQLKDKAGNSYSTNQQFSIGRQLDDIDKRVTDMQNSLDDLENRYYNQFTAMEQAIQQANQQSLYLTQMLSGGN